CATAGCCCCAGCCCTGCACGGTCGGCGCGCTGTGGTCGAGGAAGGTGTTGTCGGCGACGTTGATGAAGAACTGCGCGGAGGCCGAGTGCGGCTCCATGGTGCGGGCCATGGCGACGGTGCCGACCTTGTTGGAGACGCCGTTGTTGGCTTCGTTCTTGATCGAGGCGCGGGTCGGCTTCTGCTTCATGCCCGGCTCGAAACCGCCGCCCTGGATCATGAAGTTGCTGATCACGCGGTGGAACACGGTGTTGTCGTAGTGGCCGGCCTTCACGTACTCCTTGAAGTTGGCCACGGTTTCCGGGGCCTTGTCTTCGAACAGGTTGAGGGTGATGACGCCGTGGTTGGTGTGCAGCTTGATCATGTGAGATTCACTCTGTCGAGAAATTCGAAGGCCTGTCAGGGGGTTGACAGCTTCGGCTATGATAAGCGCTTTGTTTTAGTCGGCCTACCCTGCGCCGTACCTGCATGATCAAGGACCCCATGAGCAAGCCAGAGACTCCCGCCGCTACGAACTTTCTGCGCCCCATCGTCCAGGCCGACCTGGACTCGGGCAAGCACACGAAGATCATCACCCGTTTCCCGCCGGAGCCTAATGGTTACCTGCACATCGGCCACGCCAAGTCGATCTGCCTGAATTTCGGCCTGGCCAGGGAGTTCGGTGGCGAGTGCAACCTGCGCTTCGACGACACCAACCCGGCCAAGGAAGACCAGGAGTACATCGACGCGATCAAGAGCGACGTGCAGTGGCTGGGCTTCCAGTGGGCCGGCGAGGAGCGCTACGCCTCCAACTACTTCGACCAGCTGCACGACTGGGCCGTGGAACTGATCAGGGCGGGCAAGGCCTACGTCTGCGACCTGTCGCCGGACCAGGCCCGCGAGTACCGCGGCAACCTCACCGAGCCGGGCAAGAATAGCCCGTTCCGCGAGCGCTCGGTCGAGGAGAACCTCGACCTGTTCGCCCGTATGAAGGCCGGCGAGTTCGCCGATGGCGCCCGCGCCCTGCGCGCCAAGATCGACATGGCCTCGCCGAACATGAACCTGCGCGACCCGATCCTCTACCGCATCCGCCACGCCCATCACCACCAGACCGGCGACAAGTGGTGCATCTACCCCAGCTACGACTTCACCCATGGCCAGTCGGACGCCATCGAGGGCATTACCCATTCGATCTGCACCCTGGAGTTCGAGGACCATCGTCCGCTGTACGAGTGGTTCCTGGCCAACCTGCCGGTGCCGGCGCAGCCGCGCCAGTACGAATTCGCCCGCCTCAACCTGAACTACACCATCACCAGCAAGCGCAAGCTCAAGCAGCTGGTGGATGAGAAGCACGTCGAGGGCTGGGACGACCCGCGCATGTCGACCCTGTCCGGCTATCGCCGCCGCGGCTATACCCCGGCGTCGATCCGCACCTTCTGCGACATGATCGGCGTCAACCGGGCCGGTGGCGTGGTCGACATCGGCATGCTGGAGTTCGCCATCCGCGAAGACCTCGACGCCAATGCCGCGCGCGCCATGTGCGTGCTCAAGCCGCTCAAGGTGGTGATCAGCAATTACCCCGAGGGCCAGGTCGAGAACCTCGAACTGCCGCGTCACCCCAAGCAGGACATGGGCGTGCGCGTGCTGCCGTTCAGCCGCGAGCTCTACATCGACGCCAGCGACTTCGAGGAAGTCCCGCCGGCCGGCTTCAAGCGCCTGGTGCCAGGCGGCGAAGTGCGCCTGCGCGGCAGCTACGTGATCCGCGCCGACGAGGCGATCAAGGATGCCGACGGAAATATCGTCGAGCTGCGCTGCAGCTACGACGAGAACACCCTGGGCAAGAACCCCGAGGGCCGCAAGGTCAAGGGCGTGATCCACTGGGTGCCGGCCGCCGAGAGCGTCGAGTGCGAAGTGCGCCTGTACGATCGGTTGTTCCGTTCGGCCAATCCGGAGAAGGTGGAGGAGAGCGCCAGCTTCCTCGACAACATCAATCCAGAATCGTTGACTGTGCTCAAGGGCTGCCGCGCCGAGCCGTCGCTGGCCCAGGCGCAGCCCGAAGAGCGCTTCCAGTTCGAGCGCGAGGGCTATTTCTGCGCCGACCTCAAGGACAGCCAGCCGGGCGCTCCGGTGTTCAACCGCACCGTGACCCTGCGCGACTCCTGGGGAGGCCAATAATGGCGCTGTCGATCTACAACACCCTGAGCAAGACCAAGGACGTCTTCAAGCCGCTGGTGGACAACCAGGTGCGCATGTACGTGTGCGGCATGACCGTCTACGACTTCTGCCATATCGGCCATGCGCGGGTGATGGTGGCCTTCGACGTGATCGCCCGCTGGCTGCGCCATAGCGGCTATCAGCTCAACTACGTGCGCAACATCACCGACATCGACGACAAGATCATCAAGCGTGCCCAGGAAAACGGCGAGCCGTTCGAGGCCCTGGTCGAGCGCATGATCGCCGCCATGCACGAGGACGAAGCCCGCCTGTCGGTGCTGCGTCCGGACCAGGAGCCCCGCGCCACCGGGCATATCGCCGGCATGCACCAGATGATCCAGACCCTGATCGACAAGGGTTTCGCCTACGCCCCGGGCAACGGCGACGTCTACTACCGGGTCGGCAAGTTCGTCGGCTACGGCAAGCTGTCGCGCAAGAAGATCGAGGACCTGCGGGTCGGCGCCCGTATCGAGGTCGACGAGTCCAAGCAAGACCCGCTGGACTTCGTCCTGTGGAAGGGCGCCAAGCCGGGCGAGCCGAGCTGGGATTCGCCCTGGGGCAAGGGGCGGCCGGGCTGGCACATCGAGTGCTCGGTGATGTCCACCTGCTGCCTGGGCGAGACCTTCGATATCCACGGCGGCGGCCCGGACCTGGTGTTCCCCCACCACGAGAACGAGATCGCCCAGAGCGAGGCGGCCACCGGCAAGCTGTACGCCAACGCCTGGATGCACGCCGGCGCGGTGCGGGTGGACGGCGAGAAGATGTCCAAGAGCCTGGGCAACTTCTTCACCATCCGCGAGGTGCTGGAAAAGTACCACCCCGAGGTGGTGCGCTACCTGCTGGTCTCCAGCCACTACCGCAGCCCGATCAACTACTCCGAGGACAGCCTCAAGGAAGCCAAGGGCGCCCTGGAGCGTTTCTACCACGCCCTGCGCGGCCTGCCCGAGGCGGCGCCGGCCGGCGGCGAGGCCTTCGTCGAGCGCTTCAGCGCGGCCATGGACGACGACTTCAATTCCCCGGAAGCCTGCGCCGTGCTGTTCGAGATGGTGCGCGAGGTCAACCGCCTGCGCGACAGCGACCTGCCGGCCGCTGCTGCCCTGGCGGCGCGCCTCAAGGAACTGGCCGGGCTGCTCGGCGTGCTGCAGCTGGAGGCGGATGCCTTCCTCCAGGCCGGCGCCGAAGGCAAGGTCGACGCCGCCGAGGTCGAGGCCCTGATTGCCGCGCGCCTGCAGGCCCGTGCCGAGAAGAACTGGGGCGAATCCGACCGCATCCGCGATCAGCTCAGCGCCATGGGCGTGGTGCTGGAGGACAGCAAGGGCGGTACCACCTGGCGCCTGGCCGAATAGCCAAGCTGTGCAGACAATGAAAAAGGCCGCTGTTGCGGCCTTTTTTGTTTGGCTTGAGTGGCGTTGCCCGGTCCTGTAGTCACCTAACCGTGGACGCGAGCTCCTCGTCCCTGGCTACGCATAGGCGCCGGCGGAGTAGGTCAGCTCGTAGCTGTGGCTGTAGATCTCCAGGATGTTGCCGAAGGGATCTTCCATGTAAACCATGCGGTAGGGCTTCTCGCCCGGGAAGTATTCGCGCACCGGCATGCGCTGCTTGCCGCCGGCGGCGACTACCTTGGCCGCCAGTCCTTCGACGTCCGGGTCCTGCACGCAGAAGTGGAACACCCCGGTCTTCCAGTACTCGAAGTTGTCCTGCGGCTTCTCGGCGTTGCGGAACTGGAAGATTTCCACGCCGATGCGGTCGCCGGTGGACAGGTGGGCAATGCGGAACGAGCCCCAGCCCGCACCGAACACGTCGGTACACATCACGCCGATGGCCGAGTCGTCTTCGCTGATGGTGGTCGGCGGCATGATCAGGTACCAGCCCATGACCTCGGTGTAGAACTTGACGGCGGCTTCGAGATCGGTGACCGACAGGCCGATGTGGGAAAAGCTGCGGGGGTAGGTGTTGGGCATGACCATGTCCTCTGGGAGTGAAGAGTGGTCAGTCTAGGTCCGCATAGCCATAATCAAAATAATCGCCAGGTTATGGTTTTGATAAGAGATCGTTATGCTTAATCCGCAATGGCTACGCTCCTTCGCCACGCTCGCGGAGCAGGGCAGTTTCACCCGCGCCGCCGAGCGCCTGGACCTGACCCAGGCCGCCGTCAGCCAGCATGTGCAGCGCCTGGAGGAGCGCCTGGGGCCCTTGTTGATCCGTCGCCCGCGGCAATTCGAGCTGACCCCGGCCGGTCGCGCCTTGATCGATTACTGCGCGGAGGTCGGCGCCGCCGACCAGCGCCTGCAGCAGCGGCTGTCCGAGGCCGACGCCGAGCAGGGGGAGATCGGCCTGATCAGCCCCGGCAGCATTGGCCTGGCCCTGTACCCGCAGCTGCTGGCGTTGCAGCAGGCGCATCCGGGCCTGAGCATCCGCCATCGCTTCGCCCCGGACCGCGAAGTGCTCGAGGCCGTGCTGGACAATCGTTTCGAGCTGGGCCTGGTGACCCTCAAGCCGGACGACCCGCGCCTGAGTGTCAGCCGCTTCGCCGAGGAGCCCCTGGAACTGGTGGCGCCGGCCGGCGAGCCGGTTCGCGACTGGGCCGATCTCGAGCGCCTCGGCTTTATCGACCACCCGGATGGTCAGGCCATGGCCGGGCGCCTGCTCAGCCGGCGTTTCCCCGGCGCCCCGGGCGTGCGCAGCCTGCCGTGCCATGGCTTCACCAACCAGATCGGCCTGATCCTCGAACCGGTGGCCCGCGGCCTGGGGTTCACGGTGATTCCGCGCTATGCGCGCCTGGCCTTTTCCCGACCAGAGGCCATCCAGGTCATCGATGGTGCGCCTCCGGTGGTCGATACCCTGTGGCTGTTGCATCGCGCCGAATGGCCGCTGACGGCCCGCGCCCAACTGCTCTTGCGGCGGATCAGGCGCCACTTCTCGACGAGCGAGGGGGAGGCCGTCTGAACAGTGTCGGGGCGGGTCAGTCGGCAGGCTTGGCGGTAGGGGCGAGTTCAGCGGCCTCGGCTATCAGCCAGGCGATCTCCGCGCCCAATACGAGGTCGCTGACCTTGCCGAAGTAGTGCTGACGGATGAAGCCTTCGGCATCGATCAGAATCAGCGTTGGCGTACCTTGCATCGCGTATGCAGCCATGGTCCGCGGTACTGAGCGTTGCGGGTCCGGCAAGTCGACGGCGACCGGGAAGTCGATGCGGTATTCGTGCAGGAAGGCCTCCAGGGAGACCGGCGTCATCGCCTGATGGTGTTCGAACACCGTGTGCAGGCCGATGACGGCCACCTGCTCCGGGGAGAAGGTGGCGTGCACCCGCTTCGTTTGCGGCAGGCCTTCGCTCACGCAGCCGGGGCAGAGCATCTGAAAGGCTTCGAGCACGATCACCTTGCCACGCAGGCTCGCCAGGCTCGGCGGCTGTTGGCTATTGAACCACTGCGCCGCCTGCCACTCGGGGGCGCGTGTGCGTGAAGTGTCCATATCCGCCTCCCGTGTCAGCTTTACCAAAGGGTAGCGCGTGCAAGGGGCTGCGGGCTGCTTTCGTCGGATGGGCCTCAGGCGTCGCGCAGCAGGTCGTGGGCGTTGAGCAGCTCGTAGGCAATCTCCGGGTGTTTTTCCAGTCCGCGGCGTATGGCCGTGGGGATCGACTGGCGGGTCTTGCGGCAGAGGCCGGGCAGCGCCTCGATGCGGATGGCGATGCCACGCATGCTGCGCACTTCGTTAGGCCCTGGGGCGACTGTCAGGCGCAGGCCCAGTTGCTCGTACAGGCGCCGTTGCAGGTGCTCGAGATCGCTCAGACTCTGGATATTCTCCAGGCGCTCGAGCAGGCGCAGCTCTTCCTGGCGAGTCAGGCGCAGGATGCGCAAGTCGGCACCGGGCTCATCCAGCAAGCGTTCGCGCTCGCAGTTGCAGGCACCGGGCGGGCAGGGTTGGCGGAGCGGAATGGAGTGCGTCATGGAGTGCGATCATAGCGATCCTGGATCGCGGTTGCCCATCGGCCTGGTCGAGACTTGCGCATCAAGGTCATCCTGCTGAACAAGGGGTTCGTGCTGCTTGAATCTGGGCGGCAAACGCCACTTCGATCCTCAGACCTTCAGGCCCTGCTCGCGCAAGCGTTTGTACAGGGTGTTGCGACTCACCCCCAGGTTGCGCGCCAGGTGGGAGATGTTGCCGCCGCAGGCCTGGTACCGACTGGCCAGGTCATCGCTGTCGTCCGCGGCGCCCTGCTGCCCTGGCGGCTGGCCGAGGGGCTCGCCCGGCGTCGGCGAATCCTGCAGGTCGTCGAAGAAGTCCTCCGGCAGGTGTTCGGCCCGAATCGGCTGGTCGTCGGCCATCGCCAGGGCGATCTGCAACACGCTGCTGAGCTGGCGCAGGTTGCCCGGCCAGGGATGACGCAGGAACAGTGCCTCCACCTCGCGGCTGATGCCGGCCCGTTGTTGCGACTCCCGGTGGTAGTCCCAGACGCGCTGAAACAGCGCGACCTTGTCGGTGCGTTCGCGCAGCGGCGGCAGCGACAGATTCAGGCCGTTGATGCGGTAGTAGAGGTCCTGGCGGAACAGACCGCTGTCGACGTCCTGGCGCAGCGGGCGATTGGTGGCCGAGATCAGGCGGATGTCCACCGGATACAGCTCGCAGCTGCCCAGGGGCTGTACGCAGCGCTCCTGCAGCACCCGCAGCAGGCGGGCCTGCACCCGTAGCGGCATGTCGCCGATCTCATCGAGGAACAGTGTGCCCTTGTGGGCCTTGCGGATCAGGCCAATGCTGCCTTTCTGATTGGCGCCGGTGAAGGCACCCTTTTCGTAACCGAACAGCTCGGATTCCACCAGTTCGGCGGGGATGGCCGCACAGTTCACCGCAATCAGCGCCTGGCTGGCGCGGGAGCTGGCCTGGTGCAGGGCCTTGACGAAGACTTCCTTGCCGACGCCGGTCTCGCCCTGGACCAGGAGCGGAATGTCCTTCTCGAGCAGGCGTTCGGCCTGGCGCACCGCCTTGGCCACCCGTGGGTCGCCGAGGTTGATCGAGGCCAGGGTAAAGCCCTTGGCGCGTTCGTCGGCCGGACCGGCTGGGCGAAAGTCGCGGGCCTGGATAGGTGCCGGCTGTTGCGGACGCTTGAGTTGGGCGTGAAAGCTGAAACCACCGGCCGAGCGCAGCTTGAAGGGCTGGGCCTGGGGCTGGTTGAGCAGTTGCTGCAAGGCAATGTCGAACAGGCTGTCGAGGTTCACCCGGGCCAGGCCGACGCCGAGCAGGTTGTCGGCGCGGCGATTGGCCGAGACCACCTGGCCCTGATCGTCGAAGATCAGCAGCCCGGCCCAGGGACTGTCGAGGTTGTTCAGGCTGGTGTTGAAGGTGAGCTGGAAATAGCGGCCGCTGAACAGGTTGAGAATCAGCCGGTTCTCCACCGACTGGCTCATCATCTTCACCATGCCCAGGGTGTGGGCGGGTGGCAGGTAGCTGTCGCTGGAGACATCCAGCACCGCGATCATCTGCCGCTGCTCGTCGAAGATCGGTGAGGCCGAGCCGGTCATGAAGCGGTTGGCCTTGAGGAAGTGTTCGTCGTGCTGGATGTGCACGGCCTGGCCGCAGTTGAGCGCGGTACCGATGGCGTTGGTGCCGGTATAGCGCTCCAGCCAGTTGGCGCCGGGCTGGAAGCCACGGGCCGAGTCCGCTTCGACGAAGCGCTGGTCGCCCCAGGATTGCAGCAGCTGGCCCTGGTTGTCGGCCAGCATGATCAGGCAATTGGAGTTGGCGAGAATGTCGCCGTAGTAGGGCAGCACCTCCCGCTGGGTGGTCTGCACCAGGGCGTGCTGGCTTTCCAGCAGGGCCGATACCTCGCCCTCGGCCGGCAGGCCGAAACTGGGCGTGGACTGGTGGGTCAGGCCGAACTCTCGGCAGCGCGCCCAGGAGTCCTGGACGATGGTGTCATGGGAGCGATCCGCTTCAGGCATGCCAAGTGTTCCGCTTGTTGTTCTTATCGTTATGGCGCTCCGGTCTGTGCCGGGCATGAGCCAGTGTCGTTGATGACTGTTCAATGTCAACAGCGAAGCTGTTCATTTGTTCACTTTTGGCTGTTCAGAACTGTTCAGTTCCGAACCGACCGATGGTTTCTTGAACCGAGTAAAGCTATGTAAAACAAACTGTTATGTATTGATTGTGTGTTCTGGCACAGAACTGGCTATGTCAAATGGAAACGGCTGAGGGCCGTGAATGGCACAACAACAAAAGGACAGGCCATGTCGCTTACGCTGGAACATGTCAGCCGTACCGTCGACAACCAGGTGCACATCAGCGATGCGTGCCTGAGCTTCGAACCCGGCTCCTTCAACGTCCTGCTGGGGCGCACGCTGGCGGGCAAGACCAGCCTGATGCGCCTGATGGCCGGCCTGGATCGCCCCGACAAGGGACGCATCCTGATGAATGGTGCGGACGTCACCGGCGTGCCGGTGCGTCAGCGCAACGTCTCGATGGTCTATCAGCAGTTCATCAACTACCCGACCCTGACGGTCTTCGAGAACATCGCCTCGCCGCTGCGCCAGGCGGGTGTGGCCGAGGCCGAGATCATCGACAAGGTCCAGGCCACCGCGCAGATGCTGCGTATCGACGGCTTGCTCAAGCGCTATCCGCTGGAGCTGTCTGGCGGTCAGCAGCAGCGCACGGCCATGGCCCGGGCACTGGTCAAGGACGCCTCGCTGATTCTGTTCGATGAGCCGCTGGTCAACCTCGACTACAAGCTGCGCGAGGAGCTGCGCCAGGAGATGCGTGAGCTGTTCCAGGCGCGCCATACCATCGCCATCTACGCCACCACCGAACCGAACGAGGCGCTGGCCCTGGGCGGCACCACCACCATCCTGCACGAGGGGCGAGTGGTGCAGAGCGGGCGCACCGCCGAGGTCTATCACCGGCCGCAACAGGTGCTGGCGGCCGAGCTGTTTTCCGAGCCGGCGATCAACCTGATGCCGGGGCGCATCAGCGAAACCGAGGTGAGCTTTGCCGACGCCGTGCATTTCCCCCTGAACCCGGACCTCAAGGACATCGCCGTGGGCGAGTATCGCTTTGGCGTGCGCCCCAGCCACATCGGCCTGGTGCCGTCGAACGATGACGACCTGGAACTGGCGGTGAGCGTGGAGCTGGCCGAAATCAGTGGATCGGAGACCTTCCTGCATGTGCGCAACGAGCAGTTCGTCCTGGTGCTGCACCTGCCGGGCGTGCACGAGTACGACGTGGATGCTCCCATCCTCATCTACATCCCCACGCACAAGCTGTTCGTCTTCGATGCCCAAGGGCAGTTGGTCCAGGCGCCCACCCGGCGCACAGGGAGGAGTGCCTGATGGCCGAGATACGTTTGCGCAACCTGGCGCACAGCTACAGCCGCGAGCCCGCCGGCGCCGAAGACTACGCCATCCGCGAGATGAACCACGTGTGGGCGCAGGGCGGGGCCTATGCCTTGCTGGGGCCATCCGGCTGCGGCAAGTCGACACTGCTCAATATCATTTCCGGGCTGCTCAAGCCGTCCCACGGCGAGGTGTTGTTCGACGCCAAGGCGGTCAACGCGCTACCCCCTGAGCAGCGCAACATTGCCCAGGTTTTCCAGTTTCCGGTGGTCTACGACACCATGACGGTGTTCGACAACCTGGCCTTCCCCCTGCGCAACCAGGGCATGGCCGAGCCTCAGGTGATGAGCAAGGTGTACGAGATCGCCGAGGTGCTGGAGCTGCACCCGCTGCTGCACCGGAAGGCGCGCAACCTGACCGCCGACGAGAAGCAGAAGGTCTCCATGGGCCGCGGCCTGGTTCGCGACGATGTCTCGGCGATCCTCTTCGACGAGCCGCTGACGGTGATCGACCCGCACCTGAAGTGGAAGCTGCGGCGCAAGCTCAAGCAGATCCACGAGCAGTTCAACATCACCATGGTCTATGTCACCCACGATCAGCTGGAAGCCTCGACCTTCGCCGACAAGATCGCGGTGATGTACGGCGGCCAGATCGTCCAGTTCGGCACGCCGCGCGAGCTGTTCGAGCGGCCCAGCCACACCTTCGTCGGTTATTTCATCGGCAGTCCGGGCATGAACCTGATCGATGTCAGCCCCTGCGAGGGGGGGGTGCGCTTCGCCGATACCCAGGTGGCGCTCAGCGCGGCGCTGACGCGGCGGCTGGCCGGCATGACCTGGAAGAACCTCAAGATCGGCATCCGCCCCGAGTTCGTGCATGTCTGGGACGGGCCCTACGAGGGCGCCCTGCGCGCCGAGGTGCTGCATGTGGAGGATCTGGGGACCTACAAGATCCTCAGCCTGCAACTGGATGGCCAGCCGATCAAGGTGCGCCTGCAGGAAGATCAGGCGGTGCCGCAGAAGCTCGCCTATATCAGCTTTCCGGCGCAGTGGCTGATGCTCTACGCCGACGACTATCTGGTCGACGAAGGCCAGGCGGAGGTGGCGCCATGAGCAAGGTGCACAACAACAAGGCCTGGTGGCTGGTGCTGCCGGTCTTCCTGCTGGTGGCGTTCAGCGCCATCGTGCCGATGATGACGGTGGTCAACTACTCGGTGCAGGACATCTTCGACCAGTCCAGCCGCTATTTCGTCGGCGTCGACTGGTTCCGCCAGGTGCTGCAGGACACCCGCCTGCATGACTCGCTGCTGCGTCAGTTCATCTATTCGGGCTGCGTGCTGCTGATCGAGATCCCCCTGGGGATAGGCATCGCCCTGACGATGCCGACCAAGGGGCGTTGGGCTTCCCTCTGCCTGATCCTCATGGCCATCCCGCTGCTGATCCCGTGGAACGTGGTCGGCACCATCTGGCAGATCTTCGGGCGCGCCGACATCGGCCTGCTGGGCTGGAGCCTGAACGAGCTGGGGGTGGACTATAACTACGCCTCCAACACCGCCGACGCCTGGGTCACTGTGCTGATCATGGACGTCTGGCACTGGACCTCGCTGGTGGCGCTGCTCTGTTACTCGGGGCTGCGGGCGATCCCCGATGTCTACTACCAGGCGGCACGCATCGACCGCGCCTCGGGCTGGGCCGTTTTCCGCCATATCCAGCTGCCCAAGCTCAAGAGCGTGCTGTTGATCGCGGTGATGCTGCGCTTCATGGACAGCTTCATGATCTACACGGAGCCCTTCGTGCTCACCGGCGGCGGGCCGGGCAACTCCACCACCTTCCTCAGTCAGACCCTGACCCAGATGGCGGTCGGTCAGTTCGACCTGGGCCCGGCGGCGGCGTTCTCCCTGGTGTACTTCCTGATCATCCTGCTGGTGTCCTGGCTGTTCTATACCGCCATGACCCACGACGACAAAAATCGCTGAGGCCGACCATGACCACACGCAAACGTCTGGTGCTGCTGTGCTACCTGCTGTTCCTGCTTGTGCCGATCTACTGGCTGCTGAACATGTCGTTCAAGAGCAATACCGAGATACTCGGTGGCCTGAGCCTGTGGCCACAGGGTTTCACCCTGGACAACTACCGGGTGATCTTCACCGATCCCAGCTGGTACGAGGGCTACCTCAATTCGCTGTACTACGTGACGCTCAACACCCTGATCTCGCTCAGCGTGGCGTTGCCGGCGGCCTACGCCTTCTCGCGCTACCGCTTTCTCGGTGACAAGCACCTGTTCTTCTGGCTGCTGACCAATCGCATGGCGCCGCCGGCGGTGTTCCTGCTGCCGTTCTTCCAGCTGTACTCCTCGATCGGTCTGTTCGATACCCACATCGCCGTGGCGCTGGCCCACTGCCTGTTCAACGTGCCACTGGCGGTGTGGATTCTCGAGGGTTTCATGTCCGGGGTGCCGAAGGAGATCGACGAGACCGCCTATATCGACGGTTACAGCTTCCCGAAATTCTTCGTGAAGATCTTCATTCCGTTGATCGGCTCGGGCGTCGGTGTCGCGGCGTTCTTCTGCTTCATGTTTTCCTGGGTCGAGCTGTTGCTGGCGCGCACCCTGACCTCGGTGGATGCCAAGCCCATCGTCGCGGTGATGACCCGCACCGTGTCGGCCTCGGGTATCGACTGGGGGGTACTGGCCGCCGCCGGGGTGCTGACCATCCTGCCGGGGATGCTGGTGATCTGGTTCGTTCGCAACCACGTGGCCAAGGGCTTCGCCCTCGGTCGGGTTTAAGGAGAAGGCATATGGATTGGATGGCTTGGACCTTGCCGACCGGCCTGTTCTTTGGCGCGATCGCCTTGCTGCTGGCGGGCATGACGGTCTGGGAAATACGCTCGCCCTGTGTCGAGCGCAAAGGGTTCCTGCCGATCAGCACGACCCGTGGTGATCGGCTGTTTATCGGTCTGCTCGGCAGCGCCTACCTGCACCTGCTGGTGGTGGGCGCGACCGACTGGAGCGTCTGGATAGCCTCGTTGCTGTCTTTGCTGTGGCTGTTTGCAGTGATGCGTTGGGGTTGATCCGCCTGCGTGCGTGCGGCGCCGGATGGCGGCGCCGGGCGGCAGTCGTGTTACCTCTCATAAAACCTGAGATGGAGGTCTCTATGTTCGACAATAACAACAAAACCCGACATAGCATGGCGCTGGCCGCCTTGCTGGCGTTGTCCGGGCTAAGCGGTGCGGCCTGGGCGGATGCCTACGAAGAGGCGGCGAAGAAGTGGATAGCCGAGGAGTTCAACCCCTCGACCCTGACGCCGGAGCAACAGCTGGCGGAGTTGCAGTGGTTCATCAAGGCGGCCGAGCCCTTCCGCGGCATGAGCATCAGCGTCGCCTCGGAAACCATCGCCACCCATGAGTACGAGTCCAAGGTCCTGGCCAAGGCGTTCAGCGAAATCACCGGCATCCAGCTCAAGCATGACTTGATGCAGGAAGGCGACGTGGTCGAGAAGCTGCAGACTCAGATGCAGTCGGACAAGAACATCTACGACGGCTATATCAACGACTCGGACTTGATCGGTACCCACTTCCGCTACGGCAAGGCGGTGGCGATCAGCGACATGATGGCCGGTGAAGGCAAGGCGGTGACCTCGCCGACCCTGGACCTGCCGGACTTCATCGGCACCTCCTTCACCACCGGGCCCGATGGCAAGCTGTACCAGTTGCCCGACCAGCAGTTCGCCAACCTCTACTGGTTCCGCGCCGACTGGTTCGAGCGTCCGGAGCTGAAGACCAAGTTCAAGGAAATCTACGGTTACGAGCTCGGCGTGCCGGTCAACTGGTCAGCCTACGAGGACATCGCCGAGTTCTTCTCGGTGCACGTCAAGGAAATCGACGGCCAGCGCGTCTACGGTCACATGGACTACGGCAAGAAGGACCCGTCCCTGGGCTGGCGCTTCACCGACGCCTGGTTCTCCATGGCCGGTGGCGGCGACAAGGGCCTGCCCAACGGTCTGCCGGTAGACGAGTGGGGCATTCGCGTCGATGGCTGCCGTCCGGTCGGTTCCAGCGTCGAGCGTGGCGGCGACACCAACGGCCCGGCAGCGGTCTACGCGACCACCAAGTATGTCGACTGGATGCGCCAGTACGCGCCGCCGGAAGCCCAGGGCATGACCTTCTCCGAGGCAGGCCCGGTGCCGGCCCAGGGCAACATCGCGCAGCAGATCTTCTGGTACACCGCCTTCACCGCCGACATGACCAAGGCCGGGTTGCCGGTGGTCAACGAAGACGGCACGCCGAAGTGGCGCATGGCGCCATCGCCCAAGGGCCCTTACTGGGAAGAAGGCATGAAGCTCGGCTATCAGGACGCCGGCTCCTGGACCTTCCTCAAGTCCACGCCGGAGAAGCAGCGCCTGGCGGC
The genomic region above belongs to Pseudomonas benzenivorans and contains:
- a CDS encoding peptidylprolyl isomerase; translated protein: MIKLHTNHGVITLNLFEDKAPETVANFKEYVKAGHYDNTVFHRVISNFMIQGGGFEPGMKQKPTRASIKNEANNGVSNKVGTVAMARTMEPHSASAQFFINVADNTFLDHSAPTVQGWGYAVFGEVAEGMDVVEKIKGVATTMKSGHQDVPVDDVIIERAEIVE
- a CDS encoding glutamine--tRNA ligase/YqeY domain fusion protein; translated protein: MSKPETPAATNFLRPIVQADLDSGKHTKIITRFPPEPNGYLHIGHAKSICLNFGLAREFGGECNLRFDDTNPAKEDQEYIDAIKSDVQWLGFQWAGEERYASNYFDQLHDWAVELIRAGKAYVCDLSPDQAREYRGNLTEPGKNSPFRERSVEENLDLFARMKAGEFADGARALRAKIDMASPNMNLRDPILYRIRHAHHHQTGDKWCIYPSYDFTHGQSDAIEGITHSICTLEFEDHRPLYEWFLANLPVPAQPRQYEFARLNLNYTITSKRKLKQLVDEKHVEGWDDPRMSTLSGYRRRGYTPASIRTFCDMIGVNRAGGVVDIGMLEFAIREDLDANAARAMCVLKPLKVVISNYPEGQVENLELPRHPKQDMGVRVLPFSRELYIDASDFEEVPPAGFKRLVPGGEVRLRGSYVIRADEAIKDADGNIVELRCSYDENTLGKNPEGRKVKGVIHWVPAAESVECEVRLYDRLFRSANPEKVEESASFLDNINPESLTVLKGCRAEPSLAQAQPEERFQFEREGYFCADLKDSQPGAPVFNRTVTLRDSWGGQ
- the cysS gene encoding cysteine--tRNA ligase, encoding MALSIYNTLSKTKDVFKPLVDNQVRMYVCGMTVYDFCHIGHARVMVAFDVIARWLRHSGYQLNYVRNITDIDDKIIKRAQENGEPFEALVERMIAAMHEDEARLSVLRPDQEPRATGHIAGMHQMIQTLIDKGFAYAPGNGDVYYRVGKFVGYGKLSRKKIEDLRVGARIEVDESKQDPLDFVLWKGAKPGEPSWDSPWGKGRPGWHIECSVMSTCCLGETFDIHGGGPDLVFPHHENEIAQSEAATGKLYANAWMHAGAVRVDGEKMSKSLGNFFTIREVLEKYHPEVVRYLLVSSHYRSPINYSEDSLKEAKGALERFYHALRGLPEAAPAGGEAFVERFSAAMDDDFNSPEACAVLFEMVREVNRLRDSDLPAAAALAARLKELAGLLGVLQLEADAFLQAGAEGKVDAAEVEALIAARLQARAEKNWGESDRIRDQLSAMGVVLEDSKGGTTWRLAE
- a CDS encoding lactoylglutathione lyase family protein, yielding MPNTYPRSFSHIGLSVTDLEAAVKFYTEVMGWYLIMPPTTISEDDSAIGVMCTDVFGAGWGSFRIAHLSTGDRIGVEIFQFRNAEKPQDNFEYWKTGVFHFCVQDPDVEGLAAKVVAAGGKQRMPVREYFPGEKPYRMVYMEDPFGNILEIYSHSYELTYSAGAYA
- a CDS encoding LysR family transcriptional regulator, with amino-acid sequence MLNPQWLRSFATLAEQGSFTRAAERLDLTQAAVSQHVQRLEERLGPLLIRRPRQFELTPAGRALIDYCAEVGAADQRLQQRLSEADAEQGEIGLISPGSIGLALYPQLLALQQAHPGLSIRHRFAPDREVLEAVLDNRFELGLVTLKPDDPRLSVSRFAEEPLELVAPAGEPVRDWADLERLGFIDHPDGQAMAGRLLSRRFPGAPGVRSLPCHGFTNQIGLILEPVARGLGFTVIPRYARLAFSRPEAIQVIDGAPPVVDTLWLLHRAEWPLTARAQLLLRRIRRHFSTSEGEAV
- a CDS encoding redoxin domain-containing protein, which codes for MDTSRTRAPEWQAAQWFNSQQPPSLASLRGKVIVLEAFQMLCPGCVSEGLPQTKRVHATFSPEQVAVIGLHTVFEHHQAMTPVSLEAFLHEYRIDFPVAVDLPDPQRSVPRTMAAYAMQGTPTLILIDAEGFIRQHYFGKVSDLVLGAEIAWLIAEAAELAPTAKPAD